TGGATCGCCCTGCACATCGATGATGCGCTCGCCGTCGTGCTCGATCAGCACGCCACAGCCGACGCCGCAGTAGCAGCAGGTTGAAGCAATTACGTCATTCATGTCAGGGTCTCGCATTGCACGGAGCTGGAAGCGACGCTGGCGGTGGTCCAGGCCGGACCATTCGATTCCCATGGATGGGAATCGCGAGCGCCCAGGGAAGGGTTTACAGCGTGTCCGGCCTGGGCCTCCGCCAGTGGCGCCCACGTCGAACCCTCAGACATTGGCCGCTCAGTCACGCCGGTTCCGCCACGTCAGAAAGCGTCAGTTGCACCCGCCCACCCTCGACCCGGGTCGGGTAACGATGGGTACATCCCACATCCGGCGCTACCGCCTCGCCGCTCTCCAGCTGGATCACCCAGTTGTGCAACGGGCAAGTCACGCTCTTGCCGAAGACGATGCCCTGCGACAGCGGACCGTTCCTGTGCGGACAGCGGTCATCCACGGCAAACACATCGTCGTCACTGGTACGGAAGATTGCGATGTCCCCCTTCGGGCCGGTCACCACGCGCGAGCCCAGCTGCGGGATGTCGTCCAGCGCACAGATATCGAACCAGTTCATAGGGGAGCCTCCGCCAGTTCCTTGACCGCGATGCGCTGGAATTCCTGTTGAAGCTCCTCGCGCTCGACCCGCTCCTTCCAGGGATCCTTGTCGAACGACAACGAGAACACCAGACGCTCATGCAGCGCCTTGCGTCGCTCGGCATCCTCCAGCACCGCCTTCTTGATATGTTCCATGCCCACGCGATGCAGGTAATGCACCGTGCGCTCCAGATAGAAGCCTTCTTCCCGGTACAGCTGCAGGAACGCCATGGTGTATTCCATGACCTCTTCAGAGGTTTTCACCTTGGTGAAGAACTCGCCAGCCTCGGTCTTGATGCCGCCATTTCCGCCGATGTAGAGCTCCCAGCCCGAATCTACACCGATCACGCCGACATCCTTGATGCCCGATTCCGCGCAGTTGCGCGGGCAGCCCGAAACAGCGAGCTTGACCTTGTGCGGCGACCACATGTAGCTCAGCGCCAGCTCCAGATCGATACCCATCTGCGTCGAATCCTGCGTTCCGAAGCGGCAGAAATCAGTCCCGACGCAGGTTTTCACGGTACGGATGGACTTGCCGTAAGCGTGGCCCGAGGGCATGTCCAGATCCTTCCAGACCTTCGGCAGATCTTCCTTCCTGATGCCCAGCAGATCGATGCGTTGCCCGCCGGTGACCTTCACCATCGGCACCTGATACTTGTCCGCCACATCGGCAATCCGGCGAAGCTCCGCCGCATTGGTCACGCCGCCTGCCATACGCGGAATTACCGAATAGGTGCCATCCTTCTGGATGTTCGCGTGGGCGCGCTCATTGATGAAGCGTGACTGTGGATCGTCCTTCGCCTCGCCCGGCCAGGTGGAAATCAGGTAATAGTTGAGTGCCGGCCGGCAGGTGGCGCAGCCGTTGGGCGTGCGCCATTCCATGAAGCGCATCGCATCGGGAATGGTGAGCAGGTGCTGCTCGCGGATCGCCTTGCGGGCCTGGCCATGGTTCAGATCGGTACAACCGCAGATGGCGCGCTCGCTCTTGGGCTTGACGTCCGCTGCGCCGCCCACGGTGTTGAGCACGATCTGCTCGACCAGCCCTGTGCATGAGCCACAGGAGCTCGCCGCCTTGGTGTGCTTCTTCACGTCATCGACACTGAACAGCCCGTGCTGCTGGATCGCCTTGACGATGGTGCCCTTGCACACGCCGTTGCAACCGCACACCTCCATGTCATCGGGCATGTTCATCGCCTTGTTCTGGCCCTGATGCCCGGTATCGCCGATCACGTTCTCGCCAAACATCAGGTGATCGCGGATCTCCCGGATGTTCTGGCCCTCCCGGACCATGCGGAAATACCAGCCGCCGTCGGCCGTGTCGCCATACAGGCAGGCGCCGACGAGAATGTCATTGCGCACCACCAGCTTCTTGTAGACGCCACCAATCGGGTCGGAGAGGGTGATCACCTCGGCATCGCTGTCGCCCATGAAGTCACCCGCGGAAAACAGGTCGATCCCGGTGACCTTGAGCTTGGTCGAGGTCACCGAGCCCTCGTAGCGGCCGTAACCGAGCATGGCCAGGTGATTGGCACAGACCTTGGCCTGCTCGAACAGCGGTGCCACCAACCCGTAGGCGATGCCCCGATGCGCGGCGCACTCGCCGATGGCGTAGATCTTCGGGTCAAAGGTCTGCAGCGTATCGCTGACCAGAATGCCGCGATTGCAGGCCAGGCCCGCCTTCTCGGCCAGCTCGGTATTGGGCCGGATGCCGGCGGCCATCACCACCAGATCGGCAGGGATCTGCGAGCCATCCTTGAACTTCACTGCGCAGACCCGGCCCTTGCCGTCATCGATCAGCTCGCTGGTGAACTGCGGCAACATGAACTTGAGGCCGCGCTGCTCCAGCGATGTCTGCAACAGGTCACCGGCCGTCCTGTCCAGCTGGCGCTCGAGCAGCCATTCGCCGATATGGATCACGGTGACGTCCATGCCGCGCATCTTCAGACCGTTGGCTGCCTCCAGACCCAGCAGACCGCCGCCGATGACCACGGCATGCTTGTGGGTCCGGGCCGTGTCCATCATAGCCTGGGTATCGGCGATGTCGCGGTAGCCGATCACGCCCTCGAGCGTATTGCCGGGGATCGGCAGGATGAACGGGTTGGAGCCGGTCGCGATGAGCAGACGGTCGTACTCGGCTTCGGTACCGTCGTCAGCAATGACGCGGCGACGCACCCGGTCGATCTCGGTCACCTTGCGGCCGACATGCAGCGTGATGCCGTTGTCGCGGTACCAGTCGAGGTCGTTGAGCACGATCTCTTCGAAGGTCTGTTCGCCAGCCAGTACCGGAGAGAGCAGGATGCGGTTGTAATTCGGGTGCGGCTCGGCGCCGAATACGGTGATGTCGTACAGGTCCGGAGCGAGCTTGATCAGCTCTTCGAGCGTGCGTACGCCGGCCATGCCGTTCCCAACCATTACCAGTTTTAGCTTTTGCATGGTGACTCCAATGCGGAAGCGGAAACAAAAAAGGCATCCCTGCCGCGCGCACGCGGCAAGGACGCCTTTGTCCAGGTCCTGATCAGTCAGGCAGCCGCTCCATCGCCTTTGAAGGAGCAGCCAGTATCTCTTGCCCGAATGTGTTGCACAGGGTGTGCCAGCAAAGCTGTCCCCAGTAAAAACAGGCGCTTGGGTAATATCGCTGAGTCACCGTTGAGGAAGATTTGCACCGCTATATGGCAGCGCGCACACTGCTGGTGCGAAGGTGGCCACCAGATGGCCGAAAGGGTTCCTGAGAATGCCTCCTTCCGACGCGGCCAGGGGGGGTGACTGGCAGACCCGCGGACGGAGCTCGGCAATCTCAGGGAACTCAGTGAAGCATGACTGCGATCAGTACAAGATTGAGCGCAAGGGCGCCGAGGGCGATACCGCGCCAGACGAGCAACGGCTCACGTTCGAGCAGAGGCACCGCTGACTGATTCAGGCTGCGCCGCTCTCCCTGCTCCAGCGCCAGCAGCCATTCTTCGGCGGTCTCGTAGCGTTTCTCGGGATCGGTCTCGACCGCCTTGATCAGGCAGTCGTCCAGCCACGGTGGAATGTCCGGCCGGTAACGGCTCGGCGGGGCCGGTCGGCCAAACCGAGGCCGTTGAAACGCTTCGATCTCACCATAGGGATAATGCCCGGTGAGCAGGTAGTACAGCGCCACGCCGGCGCTATACAGGTCCTGCGGTGGGGCGGGCTCGGCCCCGGCAAAGACCTCCGGAGCGATGTAGCTCGGCGTGCCTGGCGTGCCGGCGCGTTCCGGACTGGATAACCCAGGACAGAACGCCAGGCCGAAATCGAGAATGCGCAGCACGCCGTCGTCATCGAGCAGCAGGTTGTCCGGCTTGATGTCCCGGTGCACAAGGTTGCGCCGGTGCAACAGACCGATCCCACGGACCAGTTTGGCGGCGATCTGCTGACACAGCGCGACGCTGAGCAGACCGTGCTCGCGCTTGTGCTGCTCGAGCGTCATGCCGGGGTGCTCGCGCATGACGTAGTACAGATGCTGACGCGACGGCAGTGGATGCAGCTCGGGCGTATGCTGCCCGGCCACACGACGCATGAACCATTCCTCCAGCACCAGATCGCGACAGGCGTCGGCGTCGTCCTGCCGTTGCGGCGGCAGCGTCTTGAGGAGCCAGTTCTGCTGCAACGGGTCACGTACGCGGTAGATCAGCGACTGTCGCGATTCGGCCAGATCCCCCGCGACTTCCCAGCCTTCAAAGGTCTGGCCGGCCTTCAATCGTGGTGGCAGCGCGCGTTCATCGATCGGCTCGAGCACATCGGTCAGGTTCGATTCCGGCAGGCCAAGGACGTCCACCAGCAGGGCACTGACGTTGTCCTGACTGCCTCGCTGCAGAGCCGTGGCTGCCAGCGATTCGCAGATCACCTGGGGATCGCTGTCGCCCAGCAGCTGCTGATGCACGAAGAGATCGTCCAGACTGGCCCAGACGCCATCGCTCAACACGAGAAAACGGTCTCCGCGGCGCAGATCGCCCTCGCAGTAATCCATCAGCAGATGTTCATCCAGACCCATCGCGCGCTTGAGCACATGCTGCATGCCGGGCTGCTCCCAGACATGTTCACTGGTCAGCTTGCGCAGTCTGCCATCGCGCAGCAGGTAGGCGCGGCAGTCGCCGACATGCGCCAGTGTATAGCGCGTGCCGCGCAGCACCACGGCGGTGAGCGTGGTGAGCAGGGGCTGGCCGCCACCGTTGGCCCGCAGCCAGCGGTTGTGCGCGGTGAGCAGCTTTTCCAGCGCCTGCACGACCGACCAGGTTTCCGGAGTCGAGTAATAATCCAGGGCAAGCGCCTGCAACGTGGCCCTGGCAGCGAGGCCACCGTCGTGGCACTGGCTGACGCCGTCGGCAAGGGCCAGCAGGTGACCCTTGCTCGCCGCCAGGCGCGGTGCGGGCGTAACAATGCGCACCGCGTCCTGGTTTTCCTTCCTTGGCCCCGCGGCGGTGAACTCCGCGGTACTCAGCTGCAGAGGCATCGATCAGACCCGCGCCGCAGTCATCGCAGACGAGCCCCAGGTGGTACGCCACCGGCGCTTGACGTTGAACAGCCCGAACCAGGCCAGCAAACCGAGGCCGGCAAACATCCACAGGCCCAGCTGGTAGTCGCCGGTGTGCTGCTTGATCGCCCCGAGTCCGGCGGCCAACACGAATCCGCCTACACCACCCGCCATGCCGACCAGACCGGTCATGACGCCGATCTCACGATGGAAGCGCTGCGGCACGAGCTGGAACACCGAGCCGTTGCCGGCACCGAGCCCGAGCATGGCGGTGACGAACAGCGCCAGCGCAGCCAGCGAGCTGGTCAGATGGAAGCCGACCAGTGCAATGCATAGCGAAGCCACGCCATACATGCACAGCAGTGCCCGGATCCCGCCGATACGGTCAGCCAGAGCGCCACCCAGTGGGCGCATGAAACTGCCGGCCATCACACAGGCCGCGGTGTAGTAGCCGGCCACTACCGGGTCAAGCCCGTACTGGTCGCTGAAGTAGCCGGGCAGGGCGCTGGCCAGACCGATGAAGCCACCGAACGTGACGCTGTAGAAGAACATGAACCACCAGCTGTCCCGGTCGTTCAGGGCGACCATGTAATCGCGACCGGACTTGGGCTTGGGACGCTGGGGTGAATTGCGCGCAAAGATTATGAACAGCGCCAGGGTAATGCTCAGCGGAATCAGTGCCAGACCGAACACGTTCTCCCATCCGAACAGGTACGCCAGGCCAGGTGC
Above is a window of Halopseudomonas nanhaiensis DNA encoding:
- the nirD gene encoding nitrite reductase small subunit NirD translates to MNWFDICALDDIPQLGSRVVTGPKGDIAIFRTSDDDVFAVDDRCPHRNGPLSQGIVFGKSVTCPLHNWVIQLESGEAVAPDVGCTHRYPTRVEGGRVQLTLSDVAEPA
- the nirB gene encoding nitrite reductase large subunit NirB, which encodes MQKLKLVMVGNGMAGVRTLEELIKLAPDLYDITVFGAEPHPNYNRILLSPVLAGEQTFEEIVLNDLDWYRDNGITLHVGRKVTEIDRVRRRVIADDGTEAEYDRLLIATGSNPFILPIPGNTLEGVIGYRDIADTQAMMDTARTHKHAVVIGGGLLGLEAANGLKMRGMDVTVIHIGEWLLERQLDRTAGDLLQTSLEQRGLKFMLPQFTSELIDDGKGRVCAVKFKDGSQIPADLVVMAAGIRPNTELAEKAGLACNRGILVSDTLQTFDPKIYAIGECAAHRGIAYGLVAPLFEQAKVCANHLAMLGYGRYEGSVTSTKLKVTGIDLFSAGDFMGDSDAEVITLSDPIGGVYKKLVVRNDILVGACLYGDTADGGWYFRMVREGQNIREIRDHLMFGENVIGDTGHQGQNKAMNMPDDMEVCGCNGVCKGTIVKAIQQHGLFSVDDVKKHTKAASSCGSCTGLVEQIVLNTVGGAADVKPKSERAICGCTDLNHGQARKAIREQHLLTIPDAMRFMEWRTPNGCATCRPALNYYLISTWPGEAKDDPQSRFINERAHANIQKDGTYSVIPRMAGGVTNAAELRRIADVADKYQVPMVKVTGGQRIDLLGIRKEDLPKVWKDLDMPSGHAYGKSIRTVKTCVGTDFCRFGTQDSTQMGIDLELALSYMWSPHKVKLAVSGCPRNCAESGIKDVGVIGVDSGWELYIGGNGGIKTEAGEFFTKVKTSEEVMEYTMAFLQLYREEGFYLERTVHYLHRVGMEHIKKAVLEDAERRKALHERLVFSLSFDKDPWKERVEREELQQEFQRIAVKELAEAPL
- a CDS encoding bifunctional protein-serine/threonine kinase/phosphatase, producing MPLQLSTAEFTAAGPRKENQDAVRIVTPAPRLAASKGHLLALADGVSQCHDGGLAARATLQALALDYYSTPETWSVVQALEKLLTAHNRWLRANGGGQPLLTTLTAVVLRGTRYTLAHVGDCRAYLLRDGRLRKLTSEHVWEQPGMQHVLKRAMGLDEHLLMDYCEGDLRRGDRFLVLSDGVWASLDDLFVHQQLLGDSDPQVICESLAATALQRGSQDNVSALLVDVLGLPESNLTDVLEPIDERALPPRLKAGQTFEGWEVAGDLAESRQSLIYRVRDPLQQNWLLKTLPPQRQDDADACRDLVLEEWFMRRVAGQHTPELHPLPSRQHLYYVMREHPGMTLEQHKREHGLLSVALCQQIAAKLVRGIGLLHRRNLVHRDIKPDNLLLDDDGVLRILDFGLAFCPGLSSPERAGTPGTPSYIAPEVFAGAEPAPPQDLYSAGVALYYLLTGHYPYGEIEAFQRPRFGRPAPPSRYRPDIPPWLDDCLIKAVETDPEKRYETAEEWLLALEQGERRSLNQSAVPLLEREPLLVWRGIALGALALNLVLIAVMLH
- a CDS encoding nitrate/nitrite transporter, which gives rise to MNKSFWKAGHKPTLFAAFLYFDLSFMVWYVLGPLAVQIATDLGLTAQERGMMVATPILAGAILRLLLGFMADRLSPKTAGIFGQVVVLTALALAWLLGIESYHQALLLGLGLGFAGASFAVALPLASQWYPAEHQGTAMGIAGAGNSGTVLAALFAPGLAYLFGWENVFGLALIPLSITLALFIIFARNSPQRPKPKSGRDYMVALNDRDSWWFMFFYSVTFGGFIGLASALPGYFSDQYGLDPVVAGYYTAACVMAGSFMRPLGGALADRIGGIRALLCMYGVASLCIALVGFHLTSSLAALALFVTAMLGLGAGNGSVFQLVPQRFHREIGVMTGLVGMAGGVGGFVLAAGLGAIKQHTGDYQLGLWMFAGLGLLAWFGLFNVKRRWRTTWGSSAMTAARV